A genome region from candidate division WOR-3 bacterium includes the following:
- a CDS encoding peptidoglycan DD-metalloendopeptidase family protein, whose product MGRNTQIMLLLVNLSLIFLIFAQENIEHTRRELEKTREKLRALQEKIASLEKEESGVLKRIDAYAEKINLTKKMIRELKILQKNKENEIIAVTNQIIQTQKQIEARRSDLENVLINYYKQRRIYPLEIILSNRSLVDVYKKFIYLRIIAEDRKTTIQTLTKLRNDLELQQRQLEKAKNELIRLKQMRETEEANLKDAQALEAKVLDKVRSEKEQNRILEKELKTAMEKLEKLIADMEMRRKERKLPPGTHFLEIMKGKLPWPYYGTVIAEFGSVEDPKYKTRIRNTGIDIKCPFGAEIRAIADGRVVYADRFMGYGNLVILDHSDGYYTLYSNLAEMSCSVGMNLKQGEVVGKSKDILHFELRREGKAVDPLPWLSR is encoded by the coding sequence ATGGGTAGAAACACACAGATAATGTTGCTCTTAGTAAATTTATCATTAATCTTCTTAATTTTTGCTCAAGAAAATATTGAGCATACCCGAAGAGAATTAGAGAAGACCAGAGAAAAACTTCGCGCCTTACAAGAAAAAATTGCATCTTTAGAAAAAGAAGAGTCTGGCGTGCTCAAACGGATTGACGCTTATGCAGAAAAGATTAATCTCACGAAAAAGATGATTCGAGAATTAAAAATTCTTCAAAAGAATAAAGAGAATGAGATTATTGCAGTAACCAATCAAATTATTCAAACCCAAAAACAGATTGAAGCCCGACGGTCAGACTTAGAGAATGTTTTAATAAATTATTATAAGCAACGAAGAATTTATCCTTTAGAAATTATCTTATCTAATCGGTCTTTAGTTGATGTTTATAAGAAGTTCATCTATTTGCGGATTATTGCCGAAGACCGAAAAACAACTATTCAAACGCTAACAAAGTTAAGGAATGATTTAGAGTTACAACAAAGACAATTAGAAAAAGCCAAAAACGAATTAATTCGGTTAAAACAGATGCGGGAGACCGAAGAGGCTAACTTAAAAGATGCTCAAGCCTTAGAGGCTAAAGTATTAGATAAGGTTCGCTCAGAGAAAGAACAGAATCGCATCTTGGAAAAAGAATTAAAGACTGCGATGGAGAAATTGGAAAAACTGATTGCTGATATGGAGATGAGACGCAAAGAACGAAAACTGCCACCAGGAACACATTTCTTAGAAATAATGAAAGGAAAATTGCCCTGGCCTTATTATGGCACAGTGATTGCTGAATTTGGTAGTGTTGAAGACCCAAAGTATAAGACCAGAATTAGAAATACCGGTATTGACATTAAATGTCCTTTTGGCGCTGAGATTCGAGCAATTGCTGACGGTAGAGTTGTCTATGCGGACCGGTTTATGGGATATGGGAATTTAGTTATTTTAGACCATAGCGATGGATATTATACGCTATATTCCAATCTGGCGGAAATGTCTTGTAGTGTTGGTATGAATCTTAAACAAGGAGAAGTGGTTGG